Genomic DNA from Streptomyces sp. AM 2-1-1:
AGCACCCGGGACACGGTCCCGCGCGACACCCCCGCCTCGCGGGCCACGTCGTGGATCGTCGGCGGCCGGCGGCGTCCCCTTCCCGGCTGCCCGGAGGACGGGGGCGGTTCGGTGCGGCTCATGGTGCGTGTTCTTTCGTTTTCGGGGCCCCCGGGAGAAGGACGGTTCCGGTGGGCCCCGGAGGGGATGGTCAGGACTTTACGGCGCCGCTGAGCAGGTCGAGGCTCCAGAACCGCTGGACGACCAGGAAGAGCGCGATCAGCGGAACGATCGCCAGCAGCGCGCCGGTGATCACCAGGGTATAGAGGGCCGGCGTGTTCGCGCCCTGCTGGAGGAGGGTGAAGAGCCCCAGGGTGACCGGGAACTTCTCGTCGTCGCTCAGCATGATGTAGGGCAGCAGGAAGTTGTTCCAGATCGCGACGAACTGGAAGAGGAAGACCGTCACCAGCCCCGGCAGCATCATCGGCAGCGCGATCGCGCGGAAGATCCGCCACTCTCCCGTGCCGTCCATCCGGCCGGCCTCGATGACGTCCGGCGGTACGGCGGCCGCCGCGTAGATCCGGGCGAGATAGACGCCGTACGGGGAGAGGAGGACGGGCAGCAGCACCGAGAGGTACGAGTCCGTGAGGTCGGCCTCGGCCAGCAGCAGGTACTGCGGGACCGCGAGGATCACCGGCGGCATGAGCACCCCGGCGAGCAGGATGTTGAAGATCGTCTCCCGGCCCCGGAAGCGGTACACGGCCAGCGCGTACCCGGAGACCGCCGACACCGCCGTGGAGAGCAGGGCGCCCACCCCGGCGTAGAAGGCGGAGTTCCCCATCCACTTCCAGTAGACGCCGTCCCGGTAGGCCGAGAGGTCCGAGACGTTGTCGGTGAACCCGGAGCCGGGCAGGAAGGTGAAGGTGGAGAAGAGCTCGCTGCCGGACTTGGTCGACGCCACGACGACCCAGAGCACCGGCAGCAGGCAGTAGACGGCACCGAGCAGGAGCGCGGCCGTCGGTATCGCCGCGAAGCGGCGCGGCGGGCGGCCGGCGCGGGGGGTGCGGGCGGATCGGGAGGTTCCGGTGTCGGCCGGGAGGGTCTGCGTGCTCATCGTGCGTCACCCTGCTTGCTGCGGGAGTTGGCCGCCCGGAGGAAGCCGAAGGACAGGGCCAGGGTGGCGACGGCGATGATGACCGCCTG
This window encodes:
- a CDS encoding carbohydrate ABC transporter permease — translated: MSTQTLPADTGTSRSARTPRAGRPPRRFAAIPTAALLLGAVYCLLPVLWVVVASTKSGSELFSTFTFLPGSGFTDNVSDLSAYRDGVYWKWMGNSAFYAGVGALLSTAVSAVSGYALAVYRFRGRETIFNILLAGVLMPPVILAVPQYLLLAEADLTDSYLSVLLPVLLSPYGVYLARIYAAAAVPPDVIEAGRMDGTGEWRIFRAIALPMMLPGLVTVFLFQFVAIWNNFLLPYIMLSDDEKFPVTLGLFTLLQQGANTPALYTLVITGALLAIVPLIALFLVVQRFWSLDLLSGAVKS